In Trueperaceae bacterium, a genomic segment contains:
- a CDS encoding inositol monophosphatase family protein: MTDQQTEYLHTAVRAAQEAARIHRSNIGGELDVSTKSNITDLVTKVDKLCEERIREVIAQRYPEHAVLGEEQGGPGSEAEYRWIVDPLDGTVNYTHGFPFYCVSIALEIRGRVEVGVVLDSAHHEMFTAVRGSGAYLDGAPIRVSAESDPAKAMLATGFSYDPERKIENAEVFMRMLPETRAIRRPGAAALDLSYVAAGRLDGFWELTLNPWDVAAGVLIIEEAGGKVTGAGGEPYRLSDPVLIASNGALHERLVELLALHGVRA, from the coding sequence ATGACCGATCAGCAGACCGAGTACCTCCACACCGCCGTGCGGGCCGCCCAGGAAGCTGCCCGGATCCACCGCTCCAATATCGGCGGGGAACTGGATGTGAGCACCAAGTCGAACATCACCGACCTCGTGACGAAGGTCGACAAGCTGTGCGAGGAGCGCATCCGCGAGGTCATCGCCCAGCGCTATCCCGAGCACGCCGTCCTGGGCGAGGAGCAGGGCGGCCCCGGCAGCGAAGCCGAGTACCGCTGGATAGTCGACCCCCTCGACGGCACCGTCAACTACACCCACGGTTTCCCCTTCTACTGCGTCTCGATCGCCCTGGAGATCCGCGGGCGGGTCGAGGTAGGAGTCGTTCTCGACAGCGCCCACCACGAGATGTTCACCGCCGTGCGGGGGAGCGGAGCCTATCTCGACGGGGCGCCCATCCGGGTTTCGGCCGAGAGCGATCCCGCCAAAGCGATGCTGGCCACCGGTTTCTCCTACGACCCTGAACGGAAGATCGAGAACGCCGAGGTGTTCATGCGGATGCTCCCCGAGACGAGGGCGATCCGTCGTCCGGGCGCTGCCGCACTCGACCTCAGCTACGTGGCCGCCGGCCGGCTCGACGGCTTCTGGGAGCTGACCCTCAACCCCTGGGACGTCGCCGCCGGTGTGCTGATCATCGAGGAAGCTGGTGGCAAGGTCACCGGCGCCGGCGGTGAGCCCTACCGGTTGAGCGACCCGGTGCTGATCGCTTCCAACGGCGCCCTGCACGAACGGCTGGTGGAGTTGCTAGCACTCCACGGGGTGCGGGCCTGA
- the cysK gene encoding cysteine synthase A: MKSETAPPRMLDSLVGHTPMIRLFRVVEPGMAEVWIKLEGQNPAGSIKDRTALGLITDAEERGILTPGSGQLIVEPTSGNTGIGLAFISAVRGYRCLIVLPDSMSEERVRTLRAYGAALEFTPGELRMQGAIPRAQELVEETGAWMPNQFENPANPAYHHRVTGPEIWGQMQGRIDAFVWASGTGGSISGIGRYLKEQNPGIQVIAVEPGRSAVINGYERGQHKFQGMGPGFIPGNLDLDLLDGCRMVYEEDAFPLARRLAREEGIFVGMSSGATVHAALEVARELGPGKVVVTMAADSGARYVSTELFAAEDG, from the coding sequence ATGAAGTCAGAGACAGCTCCTCCGCGCATGCTCGACAGCCTCGTGGGCCACACGCCGATGATCCGCCTCTTCCGAGTCGTCGAACCGGGGATGGCGGAAGTGTGGATAAAGCTCGAGGGGCAGAATCCGGCCGGCAGCATCAAGGACCGTACCGCGCTCGGCCTCATCACTGACGCCGAGGAGCGGGGCATCCTAACGCCCGGTTCAGGCCAGTTGATCGTCGAACCTACATCGGGCAACACCGGGATAGGCCTGGCGTTCATCTCTGCGGTGCGGGGTTACAGGTGTCTGATCGTCCTGCCCGACAGCATGAGCGAAGAGCGGGTCCGAACCCTCAGGGCCTACGGCGCCGCACTCGAGTTCACCCCGGGAGAGCTCCGCATGCAGGGCGCCATCCCCAGAGCCCAGGAGTTGGTCGAAGAGACGGGCGCCTGGATGCCGAACCAGTTCGAGAATCCGGCCAACCCCGCCTACCACCACCGCGTGACGGGCCCCGAGATCTGGGGGCAGATGCAGGGCCGTATCGACGCCTTCGTCTGGGCGTCCGGGACCGGCGGCTCGATCAGCGGGATCGGTCGCTACCTGAAGGAGCAGAATCCCGGGATCCAGGTGATCGCCGTTGAACCGGGTCGGAGTGCCGTCATCAACGGCTACGAACGGGGTCAGCACAAGTTCCAGGGGATGGGTCCGGGCTTCATCCCCGGGAATCTCGACCTCGACCTGCTCGACGGCTGCCGGATGGTCTACGAGGAGGACGCCTTCCCGCTGGCCCGGCGCCTCGCGCGGGAGGAGGGGATCTTCGTGGGGATGTCCTCAGGAGCGACCGTTCATGCGGCACTCGAGGTAGCTCGCGAGCTGGGTCCCGGAAAGGTAGTCGTGACGATGGCAGCCGATAGCGGCGCCCGCTACGTCTCTACCGAACTGTTCGCGGCGGAGGACGGCTAG
- a CDS encoding PspC domain-containing protein — protein MNDKKLVRSKTDRMIGGVCGGLAQYLGVDSTIIRLVFAVLLVFGGGGGILYLILWLVMPEEGSTPARPPEQTDTTNPPDQH, from the coding sequence ATGAACGACAAGAAGCTCGTACGCTCGAAAACGGACAGGATGATCGGTGGCGTCTGCGGGGGCCTGGCGCAATACCTGGGGGTCGACTCGACCATCATCCGGCTGGTGTTCGCGGTTCTGCTGGTCTTCGGCGGAGGCGGCGGCATCCTCTACCTGATCCTCTGGCTGGTGATGCCCGAGGAGGGATCGACTCCCGCACGCCCACCGGAGCAGACCGACACCACCAACCCGCCCGACCAACACTGA
- the menC gene encoding o-succinylbenzoate synthase: protein MRIERVELRELAVRLKFRFETSFGVEQDLRKVIVTVRGEGTEGYGEVTAGNVPGYSYETGDTAWLALERYILPRVVGKEFATPAQLLSSLSVIRGHNMAVAALETAFWDLQARAAGLPLWVMLGGHRTRHPVGASIGIQESIEATVEAALRHAEQGYRRLKFKIKPGWDVEPLRAVREALPQMPLTVDANSAYTLTDSRVFEELDELGLDYIEQPLAFDDLVDHAKLQEMVSTPICLDESIHSPEDARKGLELGSGRVINVKLGRVRGHLQSRRVHDVALAFGAPVWCGGMLELGVGRAHNLHLSSLEGFRLPGDTASASRYWEEDVVDRWLDARDGFQEIPEGPGIGVELDRERLERFSVRSSEFSSG, encoded by the coding sequence ATGAGGATCGAACGGGTAGAGCTCCGCGAACTGGCGGTGCGCCTGAAGTTCCGCTTCGAAACCAGCTTCGGCGTCGAACAGGACTTGCGCAAGGTGATCGTCACCGTCAGAGGAGAGGGGACCGAAGGGTACGGCGAGGTCACGGCGGGGAACGTACCCGGCTACAGCTACGAAACGGGGGACACCGCCTGGTTGGCGCTCGAACGCTATATCCTGCCTCGGGTCGTGGGCAAGGAGTTCGCCACGCCCGCCCAGTTGCTCTCGTCCCTTTCCGTTATCCGCGGGCACAACATGGCGGTGGCGGCCCTCGAAACGGCGTTCTGGGACCTTCAGGCGCGAGCTGCCGGACTGCCACTCTGGGTGATGCTGGGCGGCCACCGCACCAGGCACCCGGTCGGCGCCTCCATCGGGATACAGGAGAGCATCGAAGCCACGGTGGAGGCGGCCCTCCGCCACGCCGAACAGGGCTACCGCCGACTGAAGTTCAAGATCAAGCCGGGTTGGGACGTCGAGCCTCTGCGGGCTGTACGGGAGGCTCTGCCCCAGATGCCTCTCACCGTCGACGCCAACAGCGCCTACACACTCACCGACAGCCGCGTCTTCGAGGAGCTCGATGAGCTGGGCCTCGACTACATCGAGCAGCCGCTCGCCTTCGATGACCTCGTCGACCACGCCAAGCTTCAGGAGATGGTTTCTACTCCCATCTGCCTCGACGAATCGATCCACTCACCGGAAGATGCCCGCAAGGGGCTGGAGCTCGGCTCCGGCCGGGTCATCAACGTCAAGCTGGGCAGGGTGCGGGGTCACCTGCAGTCGCGCCGAGTGCACGACGTCGCTCTAGCTTTCGGGGCGCCCGTCTGGTGCGGGGGCATGCTCGAGCTCGGGGTGGGCCGGGCACACAACCTCCACCTGAGCTCCCTCGAAGGGTTCCGTCTGCCGGGCGACACCGCTTCGGCGAGCCGCTACTGGGAAGAGGACGTGGTCGACCGTTGGCTCGACGCCCGTGACGGCTTCCAGGAGATCCCCGAAGGCCCTGGCATCGGAGTCGAGCTGGACCGCGAGCGGCTCGAGCGGTTCAGCGTCAGGAGCAGCGAGTTCTCATCGGGCTGA
- the mnmD gene encoding tRNA (5-methylaminomethyl-2-thiouridine)(34)-methyltransferase MnmD yields MEGCAPNGDHRTARAGSPEEGSELLRVQETGDGSGTLFTPRYAQTFHSLHGAVTESRHVFLEGSGVAERLRQGEAVKVLEVGFGTGLNFLLTAQAASTGSGTLHYVALERQLVPVALLARLDYARFAPAAFAALLEFRRRLAPGTQAGTHRSRVAGSLLELRLGEAQEARLGKAEFDAIYHDGFSPDTNPELWDESFLSRLAAALAPGGTLVSYTVKGVVRRQLAAAGLEVTKLAGPPGGKKEMLRAVRRGPA; encoded by the coding sequence GTGGAAGGTTGCGCGCCCAACGGTGACCACCGAACCGCGAGGGCCGGCTCGCCGGAGGAGGGGTCGGAGCTGCTCCGGGTGCAGGAGACCGGGGATGGCAGCGGGACGCTCTTCACCCCCCGATACGCTCAGACCTTCCACTCGCTTCACGGAGCGGTGACGGAGTCCAGGCATGTCTTCCTCGAGGGGAGCGGGGTGGCCGAGAGGCTGCGCCAGGGAGAGGCCGTGAAGGTGTTGGAGGTCGGATTCGGAACCGGCCTCAACTTCCTGCTCACCGCCCAGGCGGCCTCGACCGGTTCCGGGACACTCCACTACGTCGCTCTGGAAAGGCAACTCGTGCCGGTGGCTCTGCTGGCCCGACTCGACTACGCACGCTTCGCCCCTGCCGCTTTCGCAGCGCTGCTGGAGTTCCGTCGCCGTCTGGCGCCCGGAACTCAAGCAGGGACGCACAGGTCGAGGGTGGCAGGGTCGCTGCTCGAGCTGCGGCTCGGCGAGGCGCAGGAGGCCCGGCTCGGGAAGGCCGAGTTCGACGCGATCTATCACGACGGCTTCAGCCCCGACACCAACCCGGAACTGTGGGACGAGTCGTTCCTGTCGCGGCTCGCGGCAGCCCTCGCCCCTGGGGGGACCCTCGTGAGCTACACGGTGAAGGGCGTCGTGCGCCGGCAACTAGCTGCAGCCGGACTCGAGGTGACCAAACTGGCCGGCCCCCCGGGCGGCAAGAAAGAGATGCTGCGGGCGGTCAGGCGAGGTCCGGCGTGA